A part of Myxococcus landrumus genomic DNA contains:
- a CDS encoding endonuclease domain-containing protein codes for MLSSADTALLDSLDRHARRRAEGIPTLSVLVGPQTRALRLWDEWLHRSGLKAASSESADLPSAVSSWASLLAHERNLPRDAESFVVLSQRASSPRELHFEGKTPHERRVLFERLEPPRSEPATWALCRQLLELPSSPGTLPAEVHADITRAPLKALRALLSLIPEGRAPALQLLVTPSDPLSLRAATSLCTSVPSLHVACLLPPDALAGPHGGKDSHALAMLREGLIELPAPAPAKKGSAPRPPKAPLLDRFKQSAQAALSARQKDEARARSKAERFLYDKVLQNHPATRDLFALNATVDLGDGSRPLEVDFLCRELRIALEIDGYHHFLEPERFRRDRRKDLALQRAGYWVVRYLEEDAVPRFEEILKTLESLIAARRAEASAQRTSHGHS; via the coding sequence TTGCTGTCTTCCGCGGATACCGCGCTCCTGGACTCGCTGGACCGGCACGCCCGCCGACGCGCGGAGGGAATCCCTACCCTCAGTGTCCTCGTCGGCCCCCAGACGCGCGCACTCCGACTCTGGGATGAATGGCTGCATCGCAGCGGATTGAAGGCCGCCTCCTCCGAGAGCGCCGACCTCCCCTCCGCTGTCTCCTCCTGGGCCTCTCTGCTCGCTCACGAGCGCAACCTCCCTCGTGACGCGGAGTCCTTCGTCGTCCTCTCCCAACGCGCCTCCTCTCCGCGCGAACTCCATTTCGAAGGCAAGACGCCCCACGAGCGCCGCGTCCTCTTCGAACGACTCGAACCCCCTCGCTCAGAGCCCGCCACCTGGGCTCTGTGCCGCCAACTCCTCGAGCTCCCCTCCTCTCCGGGCACCCTCCCCGCTGAAGTCCACGCGGACATCACGCGCGCCCCCTTGAAGGCGCTCCGCGCGCTCCTCTCCCTCATCCCCGAGGGCCGCGCTCCCGCCCTTCAACTCCTCGTCACCCCCTCCGACCCGCTCAGCCTGCGAGCGGCGACGAGCCTCTGCACCTCCGTCCCCTCGCTCCATGTCGCGTGCCTGCTGCCACCAGACGCCCTCGCCGGACCTCACGGCGGCAAGGACTCGCATGCACTCGCCATGCTGCGCGAAGGACTCATCGAGCTGCCTGCTCCGGCCCCCGCGAAGAAGGGCTCGGCGCCACGACCGCCCAAAGCTCCACTCCTCGACCGCTTCAAGCAGAGCGCCCAGGCCGCCCTCTCCGCACGCCAGAAGGACGAGGCCCGTGCTCGCAGCAAGGCCGAGCGGTTCCTCTACGACAAGGTCCTCCAGAACCACCCCGCCACGCGGGACCTCTTCGCCCTCAATGCCACCGTCGACCTCGGCGACGGCAGTCGCCCCCTGGAAGTCGACTTCCTCTGTCGCGAGCTCCGCATCGCCCTCGAAATCGATGGCTACCACCACTTCCTCGAACCCGAACGCTTCCGCCGAGACCGGCGCAAGGACCTCGCCCTCCAACGCGCGGGCTACTGGGTGGTCCGCTACCTCGAAGAGGACGCCGTGCCCCGGTTCGAAGAAATCCTGAAGACCCTCGAATCGCTCATCGCCGCCCGGCGAGCAGAAGCCTCCGCGCAAAGGACATCACATGGACACTCCTGA
- a CDS encoding helicase HerA-like domain-containing protein — protein MSSDPRLEVFLSDGGEVFSGVQQGQYLWQPDPFDVETLNAPARRAFTRLLGRATTSPPPDTGKLLLLLGESGCGKTHLVRAFRNLAHGQQCGFTGYMPMTVDATHYDRYLLSNLIDSLDHPYDVAQGDDTGLMHLSNLLMAQCTSLFAPLIEHEQKILEDDELHGTVRAVADELLADPRFGHVEVDLLRALIYFQRRDPRINRRLFNWLRCEDIAPEDRKVIGELVPRTSDDSAARMVEQLGRLMGALDHALVLCVDQVEDISDFEHRPQMESSFRRAIATLASIAGKVPRVVVVVCCLSDYWEKMRPLLTRSMVDRIENDPEPVTLERTVTADTARDIAARRLRSLYEQRGVAFDPHEPTYPIPAKGFDALGGQRVRDVLNVCRRYRERAIDLQRLPDAFPLPHPTRGQVAEPKPPGVEIDLEQAWTDFRAAYKERLPEDASDISALVAWAVEMSSEELGGSPRFTVKPRNGDDLLDIGEHPSGNKFVLALCDRSSRGGALGRQMADALKAAAGCTPILIRTSDFPPSTGTIVAEQLGKLIRQGGRRVVLGDSELRDLVAMRDFRAQHVGQPAFAAWTRSARPITRLKSMGDILGLERLGLPLAAGTASPKPQPPRPVEAPAPQPRAQPQNGLTPAVQTRMFNDSVTTPFGRALPVPPHEPRPPMTPTPVPLRVARADTPAPSAGLANSDADLGPLHLEPAGQLLPPQESRVPPPPTVPGGLVRKPRPTPASGTPIPSEVLTGALKLGNSEGLLSQPISFELSDLTRHSAFLGGTGSGKTTLALNILEQLLLRGIPVILVDRKGDLATYARAESWAEPLEDAALRERRRLLRERVDVALYTPGRSDGRPLAIPVVPHGLESLPAEDREQSVQQAADAIAGMLDYRTSPNDKAAKAVLAQALRLLMNQSLGKEVTLDLLQQFIIAQDPALLEATDGIPTRTFAKLAQDLSVLRINLRTMLSAGGERLDLDELLGRGVHGVPGRTRLSIISTKFLGDNSRILFWVSQLLLETLRWASQHPSSKLQAVLLFDEADMYLPATSKPATKEPMESLLRRARSAGVGVMLATQSPGDFDYKCRENVQAWFVGKITQENALRRVRPLFVDARVDADARLPGQKTGQFHMLSDGRVQQLKADRSVIKTTQLSEDQILELARLGRKPPGSDTP, from the coding sequence ATGTCCAGCGACCCTCGACTCGAGGTCTTCCTCTCCGACGGTGGTGAGGTCTTCAGCGGCGTCCAGCAGGGCCAGTATCTCTGGCAGCCGGACCCGTTCGACGTGGAGACCCTCAACGCCCCCGCACGCCGTGCCTTCACGCGCCTGCTGGGCCGCGCCACCACGTCACCGCCCCCTGACACAGGAAAGCTCCTGCTCCTCCTGGGCGAGTCCGGCTGCGGAAAGACGCACCTGGTGCGCGCCTTCCGCAACCTCGCCCACGGGCAACAGTGCGGCTTCACCGGCTACATGCCGATGACGGTCGATGCGACGCACTACGACCGGTATCTGCTCTCCAACCTCATCGACTCGCTGGACCACCCCTACGACGTGGCCCAGGGCGATGACACCGGGCTGATGCACCTGTCCAACCTGTTGATGGCCCAGTGCACCAGCCTCTTCGCCCCGCTCATCGAACACGAACAGAAAATCCTGGAGGACGACGAGCTGCACGGCACCGTCCGAGCCGTCGCGGACGAGCTCCTCGCGGACCCTCGCTTCGGCCACGTCGAGGTGGACCTGCTCCGCGCGCTCATCTACTTCCAGCGCAGGGACCCGCGCATCAACCGCCGCCTCTTCAACTGGCTGCGCTGCGAAGACATCGCCCCCGAGGACCGGAAGGTCATTGGAGAACTCGTCCCCCGCACCTCGGACGACAGCGCCGCGCGCATGGTGGAGCAGCTCGGCCGACTCATGGGTGCGCTGGACCACGCGCTGGTGCTGTGCGTGGACCAGGTCGAGGACATCAGCGACTTCGAGCACCGCCCGCAGATGGAGAGCTCGTTCCGCCGGGCCATCGCCACGCTGGCCTCCATCGCGGGCAAGGTGCCGCGGGTCGTGGTCGTCGTGTGCTGCCTCTCCGACTACTGGGAGAAGATGCGGCCCCTGCTCACGCGCTCCATGGTCGACCGCATCGAGAACGACCCGGAGCCCGTGACGCTCGAGCGCACCGTCACCGCCGACACCGCGCGAGACATCGCCGCCCGTCGCCTGCGCTCCCTCTATGAGCAGCGAGGCGTGGCCTTCGACCCCCACGAGCCCACCTATCCCATCCCCGCCAAGGGCTTCGATGCCCTGGGTGGCCAACGCGTCCGCGACGTCCTCAACGTGTGCCGCCGCTACCGCGAGCGCGCCATCGACCTGCAACGCCTGCCCGACGCCTTCCCGCTCCCCCACCCCACTCGCGGCCAGGTGGCGGAGCCGAAGCCTCCTGGCGTGGAAATCGACCTCGAGCAGGCGTGGACCGACTTCCGCGCGGCCTACAAGGAGCGGCTCCCCGAGGACGCCTCCGACATCTCGGCCCTGGTCGCCTGGGCGGTCGAGATGAGCAGCGAAGAGCTCGGCGGCTCACCGCGCTTCACGGTGAAGCCTCGCAATGGAGACGACCTGCTGGACATCGGAGAGCACCCGTCGGGAAACAAGTTCGTCCTCGCGCTCTGCGACCGCAGCTCGAGGGGCGGCGCGCTCGGCCGGCAGATGGCGGACGCCCTCAAGGCCGCCGCGGGCTGCACTCCCATCCTCATCCGGACCTCCGACTTTCCGCCCTCGACGGGGACCATCGTCGCCGAGCAGTTGGGCAAGCTCATCCGGCAAGGCGGACGCAGGGTCGTGCTGGGCGACAGCGAGCTGAGGGACCTGGTCGCCATGCGCGACTTCCGCGCGCAGCATGTCGGCCAGCCTGCCTTCGCCGCGTGGACCCGCTCGGCCCGCCCCATCACCCGCCTCAAGTCCATGGGAGACATCCTCGGACTGGAGCGGCTCGGGCTCCCGCTCGCGGCGGGGACTGCGAGCCCCAAGCCTCAACCTCCGAGGCCCGTGGAAGCGCCCGCCCCCCAACCTCGGGCCCAGCCGCAGAATGGCCTCACGCCCGCCGTGCAGACACGGATGTTCAACGACTCCGTCACGACGCCCTTCGGCCGGGCCTTGCCTGTCCCGCCACACGAGCCTCGTCCCCCGATGACGCCAACGCCAGTGCCGCTCCGCGTCGCCCGCGCCGACACTCCCGCGCCGAGCGCGGGCCTCGCGAACAGCGATGCGGACCTCGGGCCACTCCACCTCGAACCCGCGGGGCAGCTCCTGCCCCCGCAGGAGTCTCGTGTCCCTCCGCCCCCTACGGTCCCCGGGGGGCTCGTCCGCAAACCCCGCCCCACTCCCGCGTCGGGAACCCCCATTCCCTCCGAGGTCCTCACGGGCGCACTGAAGCTCGGGAACTCCGAAGGACTGCTCTCGCAGCCCATCTCCTTCGAGCTCTCGGACCTGACGCGTCACAGCGCGTTCCTCGGCGGCACGGGCAGCGGGAAGACGACGCTCGCGCTCAACATCCTGGAGCAGCTCCTGCTGCGCGGCATCCCCGTCATCCTCGTGGACAGGAAGGGAGACCTCGCCACCTACGCCCGCGCGGAGTCGTGGGCCGAGCCCCTGGAAGACGCGGCCCTGCGCGAGCGGCGTCGCCTGCTGCGCGAGCGCGTGGACGTGGCGCTCTACACCCCGGGCCGCTCGGACGGCAGACCCCTGGCGATTCCCGTCGTGCCCCACGGGCTCGAATCCCTGCCCGCCGAGGACCGCGAGCAATCCGTCCAGCAGGCGGCGGATGCCATCGCGGGGATGCTCGACTACCGGACCAGCCCCAACGACAAGGCCGCGAAGGCCGTCCTCGCCCAGGCGCTCCGCCTGTTGATGAACCAATCCCTGGGCAAGGAAGTCACGCTGGATCTGCTCCAGCAGTTCATCATCGCGCAGGACCCGGCGCTCCTGGAGGCCACGGACGGCATCCCCACCAGGACGTTCGCCAAGCTCGCCCAGGACCTCAGCGTGCTGCGCATCAACCTGCGCACGATGCTGTCGGCGGGAGGCGAGCGGCTCGACCTGGATGAGCTGCTCGGGCGCGGCGTGCACGGTGTTCCAGGACGCACGCGGCTGAGCATCATCAGCACCAAGTTCCTGGGCGACAACTCGCGCATCCTCTTCTGGGTGTCCCAGCTCCTCCTCGAGACGCTGCGCTGGGCCAGCCAGCACCCCTCCTCGAAGCTCCAGGCGGTGCTCCTCTTCGATGAGGCGGACATGTATCTGCCCGCGACGAGCAAGCCCGCGACCAAGGAGCCCATGGAGAGCCTGCTCAGGCGGGCCCGCTCCGCGGGAGTGGGCGTGATGCTCGCGACCCAGAGCCCCGGCGACTTCGACTACAAGTGCCGGGAGAACGTGCAGGCGTGGTTCGTGGGGAAGATCACCCAGGAGAACGCGCTGAGGCGGGTCCGACCGCTCTTCGTGGATGCTCGCGTCGACGCCGATGCCCGGCTCCCAGGACAGAAGACGGGGCAGTTCCACATGCTGAGCGATGGCCGCGTCCAGCAGCTCAAGGCGGACCGCTCCGTCATCAAGACGACGCAGCTCTCCGAGGACCAGATTCTGGAGCTCGCCCGGCTCGGCCGGAAGCCACCCGGGTCGGACACCCCATGA
- a CDS encoding anthranilate synthase component I family protein: MSTRPLPPPLDRERFDALVTQGFNQVPVYRRLESGALRPVDLLRALPPGHRFLLESTRVSEEGRYSFLGAEPFLRFSAKGEQCFVDDVLQPGAPVETLRALLRKWRGVSQPGLPLFLGGAVGFFAYEALHYFESLTRHPRDDLKLPDISLAFVDTFLAVDHLEGHLLAIATGADWVDVQRRLDALEAPVRRAIATPPRAPPDPSTPLAEARSNFTQPDYLDAVERVREYIRAGDTYQVNLSQRLEVDFPGEPLALYETLSATNPVHFASYLEGDGFHVVSASPERLVRVEQGRAITRPIAGTRRRGTAEEDARFVHELRTSEKERAEHAMLVDLERNDLGRVCAYGSVEVTKLMEIVEYAHVLHIESEVTGQLAPGVEPLDVVGALFPGGTITGVPKIRTMQLIAELEPQTRGLYTGSLGYLSFTGDMDLNIVIRTLLVKDGRAYAQVGGGIVHDSQARQEYKETLNKARSQLLALSASRGAR, translated from the coding sequence ATGAGCACCCGGCCGCTTCCTCCTCCGTTGGACCGCGAGCGCTTCGACGCGCTCGTGACCCAGGGCTTCAACCAGGTCCCCGTGTATCGACGGCTGGAGTCAGGAGCCCTCCGGCCCGTGGACCTGCTGCGAGCCCTGCCTCCCGGCCACCGGTTCCTCCTGGAGAGCACCCGAGTGAGCGAGGAGGGGCGCTACTCGTTCCTCGGCGCCGAGCCCTTCCTGCGCTTCTCCGCCAAGGGGGAGCAGTGCTTCGTCGATGATGTGCTCCAGCCGGGTGCGCCGGTGGAGACGCTCCGCGCGCTGCTCAGGAAGTGGCGCGGTGTCAGCCAGCCGGGCCTGCCCCTGTTCCTCGGTGGCGCCGTGGGCTTCTTCGCCTATGAGGCGCTGCACTACTTCGAGTCACTGACTCGTCATCCGCGCGACGACCTGAAGCTGCCGGATATCTCCCTGGCCTTCGTGGACACCTTCCTCGCGGTGGACCACCTCGAAGGCCATCTGCTCGCCATCGCCACCGGCGCGGATTGGGTGGATGTGCAGCGGCGACTGGATGCACTCGAAGCCCCCGTGCGCCGAGCCATCGCCACGCCTCCTCGCGCGCCACCGGACCCGAGCACGCCTCTCGCCGAGGCGCGCTCCAACTTCACCCAGCCGGACTACCTGGACGCGGTGGAGCGTGTGCGTGAGTACATCCGCGCGGGAGACACGTATCAGGTCAATCTCTCGCAGCGGCTGGAGGTGGACTTTCCAGGCGAGCCCCTGGCGCTCTACGAGACGCTCTCCGCCACGAATCCCGTTCACTTCGCCAGCTACCTCGAAGGGGACGGCTTCCACGTCGTGAGCGCGTCCCCGGAGCGGCTCGTTCGCGTGGAACAGGGACGCGCCATCACCCGCCCCATCGCGGGGACCCGGCGCAGGGGGACGGCCGAGGAGGATGCCCGGTTCGTCCACGAACTGCGCACCAGTGAGAAGGAGCGCGCGGAGCACGCGATGCTCGTCGACCTGGAGCGCAATGACCTGGGCCGTGTCTGCGCCTACGGCAGCGTCGAGGTGACGAAGCTGATGGAGATCGTCGAGTACGCCCACGTCCTGCACATCGAGTCAGAGGTGACGGGACAGCTCGCTCCGGGAGTCGAGCCCCTCGACGTCGTAGGAGCGCTGTTCCCCGGCGGGACGATTACGGGTGTGCCGAAGATTCGCACCATGCAGCTCATCGCCGAGTTGGAGCCCCAGACGCGTGGGCTCTACACGGGCTCCCTTGGCTACCTGTCCTTCACGGGGGACATGGACCTGAACATCGTCATCCGCACGTTGCTCGTGAAGGACGGCCGGGCCTACGCACAGGTGGGCGGCGGCATCGTCCACGATTCGCAGGCGCGGCAGGAGTACAAGGAGACGCTCAACAAGGCGCGCTCGCAACTGCTGGCGCTCTCCGCGAGCAGGGGGGCTCGATGA
- a CDS encoding anthranilate synthase component II, protein MILLIDNFDSFTFNLVQALGAQGARLKVVRNDALTVADIEALKPERIVISPGPGTPDDAGISLEVIRAFGGRVPLLGVCLGHQCLGQVFGAKVVRAPVPVHGKTADVRHSGQGVFRELPDPFTAARYHSLVVERASLPDCLEVTAWHEGLIMGMRHRELRALEGVQFHPESFLTTHGPRLLANFLAA, encoded by the coding sequence ATGATTCTCCTCATCGACAACTTCGACTCATTCACCTTCAACCTCGTCCAGGCGCTCGGGGCGCAGGGGGCGCGATTGAAGGTGGTGCGGAACGACGCCCTCACCGTGGCGGACATCGAAGCGCTCAAGCCGGAGCGAATCGTCATCTCCCCGGGCCCTGGGACACCGGATGACGCGGGCATCTCCCTGGAGGTCATCCGGGCCTTCGGCGGACGTGTGCCGTTGCTCGGCGTGTGTCTGGGACACCAGTGCCTCGGGCAGGTCTTTGGCGCGAAGGTCGTGCGTGCGCCCGTGCCGGTGCATGGCAAGACAGCGGACGTGCGCCACTCGGGGCAAGGCGTCTTTCGCGAGCTGCCAGACCCGTTCACCGCCGCGCGCTACCACTCGCTCGTGGTGGAGCGAGCGAGCCTTCCGGACTGCCTGGAAGTGACGGCCTGGCATGAGGGTCTCATCATGGGCATGCGCCACCGGGAGCTGCGGGCCCTGGAGGGCGTGCAGTTCCATCCGGAGTCCTTCCTCACCACTCACGGCCCTCGGCTCCTCGCCAACTTCCTCGCGGCTTGA
- a CDS encoding aminotransferase class IV: MFSTVAVNGEVKRWEDVRLHDFAQGFFFGAGFFTTFRIDGGTPLFLSRHLARLSASVAAYPSTVRAPPPEVMREEAVRDTLRRCLDSDASLGPRFTGVGKLAVSDGKILLTLRPPAPDAERLQREGRTVDSTEPGAYRHGEPTPNHKGLSYFRQYTHMASMPLLANERGHACELPTANLFVLIDGQLVTPPLAAPCLPGIIRQVLLDSGSLNGMHVVEQDLPLARLAEARACVFTNSAVLVTGVTRLLGRNLPDSLSLAERLRAHVLDVASREE; this comes from the coding sequence ATGTTCTCCACGGTGGCGGTGAATGGCGAAGTGAAGCGCTGGGAGGACGTGCGACTGCACGACTTCGCCCAGGGCTTCTTCTTTGGCGCGGGGTTCTTCACCACGTTCCGCATCGACGGCGGGACACCGCTGTTCCTCTCGCGGCATCTGGCCCGGCTCTCCGCGAGCGTCGCGGCCTACCCCTCCACGGTCCGCGCTCCGCCGCCCGAGGTGATGCGCGAGGAGGCCGTGCGAGACACGTTGCGCCGGTGTCTGGATTCCGATGCCTCGCTCGGCCCTCGCTTCACGGGCGTGGGCAAGCTGGCGGTGAGCGACGGAAAGATCCTGCTCACCCTGCGACCTCCTGCTCCCGATGCCGAGCGACTCCAGCGAGAGGGGCGCACGGTGGACTCGACGGAGCCAGGGGCGTACCGGCACGGTGAGCCCACGCCCAATCACAAGGGCTTGTCCTACTTCCGCCAATACACCCACATGGCGAGCATGCCCCTCCTGGCCAATGAGCGGGGCCATGCGTGCGAGCTCCCCACCGCGAACCTGTTCGTTCTCATCGACGGACAGCTCGTCACGCCGCCGCTCGCTGCGCCGTGCCTGCCCGGCATCATCCGACAGGTGCTCCTGGATTCGGGCAGCCTCAATGGCATGCACGTGGTGGAGCAAGACCTGCCACTCGCGCGGCTCGCGGAGGCACGAGCCTGTGTCTTCACCAACTCCGCCGTGCTGGTGACGGGCGTCACGCGGCTGCTGGGACGAAACCTGCCTGACAGCCTGTCTCTGGCGGAGCGCTTGCGAGCCCATGTGCTCGACGTGGCGTCGCGCGAAGAATGA
- a CDS encoding RBBP9/YdeN family alpha/beta hydrolase: MSRSLVIVHRWDGRPNTDFYPWLSERLRQPPAPFDTVLTLDMPQPSAPTIDGWVSTLTRTLGTVPEPSTVFLGHSVGCQAILRYLATLPEGHRVEGAVFVAGWFDVARRWDTLQPWLDTPIDFARVRAALGRRVVLLSDGDPFTPDWRRNSQRWEEHLGAEVRVIPGARHFNNPREPAVLEAVLSCFGSRSTP, encoded by the coding sequence ATGAGCCGCTCCCTCGTCATCGTCCATCGCTGGGATGGACGCCCCAACACCGACTTCTATCCGTGGCTCTCGGAGCGGCTGCGACAACCTCCAGCGCCCTTCGATACCGTCCTTACGCTGGACATGCCCCAGCCCAGCGCGCCCACCATCGACGGCTGGGTCTCCACGCTCACGCGAACCCTCGGCACAGTGCCCGAGCCCTCCACGGTGTTCCTCGGTCACAGCGTGGGGTGTCAGGCCATCCTCCGCTATCTCGCCACACTTCCCGAAGGCCATCGCGTGGAAGGCGCCGTGTTCGTCGCGGGCTGGTTCGACGTCGCCAGGCGCTGGGACACACTGCAACCCTGGTTGGACACGCCTATCGACTTCGCACGCGTCCGCGCCGCGCTGGGCCGTCGCGTCGTCCTGCTCTCGGACGGAGACCCGTTCACTCCCGACTGGCGGCGCAACAGTCAGCGCTGGGAGGAGCACCTGGGCGCCGAGGTCCGAGTCATCCCCGGTGCTCGCCACTTCAACAACCCGCGCGAGCCCGCGGTCCTCGAAGCCGTCCTGTCCTGCTTCGGCAGCCGCTCCACTCCGTGA
- a CDS encoding pseudouridine synthase: protein MARRSKTPRWLEAARRRGTEEVPVGGRADWLARALGRAGVMPRVSAEEAIRAGRVEVDGRVEVEPFAPVGPGRVVRVDGRECSLDARLWVLMFHKPAGPVVHGSDPEGVGTVFERLRAVLPESLQGYEWYAVGRLDRDTTGLLLFTNDERFVRHGTAPETHLPKRYVARVEGRPGGVALQRLREGVALEDGLTRPAEARLREVEVVELTLTEGRHHQVKRMLAAVGHPVVTLHREAVGRVVLDVPEGMFRVLRDEEVSEGLGFVVPPPP from the coding sequence ATGGCGCGGAGGAGCAAGACGCCCCGGTGGCTGGAGGCGGCGCGGCGGCGGGGCACGGAGGAAGTGCCCGTGGGAGGCCGGGCGGACTGGCTGGCGCGCGCCTTGGGCCGAGCGGGGGTGATGCCCCGCGTCTCCGCCGAGGAGGCCATCCGGGCGGGTCGGGTGGAAGTGGATGGCCGGGTGGAGGTGGAGCCCTTCGCACCGGTGGGGCCTGGGCGGGTGGTGCGAGTGGATGGGCGGGAGTGTTCGTTGGACGCACGGCTGTGGGTGTTGATGTTCCACAAGCCCGCGGGGCCCGTGGTGCATGGCTCGGACCCGGAGGGCGTGGGCACGGTGTTCGAGCGGCTGCGCGCGGTGCTGCCGGAGTCACTCCAGGGTTACGAGTGGTACGCGGTGGGGCGGCTGGACCGGGACACCACGGGGTTGCTGTTGTTCACGAATGACGAGCGGTTCGTTCGTCATGGCACGGCGCCGGAGACGCACCTGCCCAAGCGCTACGTGGCGCGGGTGGAGGGGCGTCCGGGGGGCGTGGCGCTTCAGCGGCTTCGGGAGGGCGTGGCGTTGGAGGATGGGCTCACGCGTCCGGCGGAGGCTCGGCTGCGGGAGGTGGAGGTCGTGGAGCTCACGTTGACGGAAGGCCGGCACCATCAGGTGAAGCGGATGCTCGCGGCGGTGGGGCATCCGGTGGTGACGCTGCATCGCGAGGCGGTGGGGCGCGTGGTGTTGGATGTGCCCGAGGGGATGTTTCGGGTGCTGCGCGACGAGGAGGTGTCGGAGGGGCTGGGGTTCGTGGTGCCGCCTCCGCCCTGA
- a CDS encoding threonine/serine ThrE exporter family protein: MAVPPEIAESLQRHPPPSGPSVAFALRLAEALHRYGTPAHRLEDLMKRVSGRLGLEGRFFSTPTSLFASFGPPEALRTSLIRVEPGDMDLERLTLLDVLADDVIHARLSPAEGALRVEAILARPPRFGPVLQVLCWALAGGAGARLFGGGLKEMAVATVSSLLIGILSEVTQRQPSSARVLEPVAAILSSSLAVLAASFLGTMSIQVATLAGLIVLLPGLTLTVALNELATRHLISGTSRLTGAAVVFLQLGFGVALGSRLAEVLPPPPVVPPPLPLPTWTQAVSLAVAGVAIGVLFRARPRDWGWIAAAGTFAFLGARVSSGLLGPQLGAFVGAVLLGIGGNTLARLRNKPSVTIVVPGLMLLVPGSVGFRSLSSLLERDVVAGVDTAFNMLMVAVALVAGLLSANALVPPRKVL, encoded by the coding sequence GTGGCTGTCCCCCCTGAAATCGCCGAATCCCTCCAGCGACACCCGCCGCCCTCGGGCCCCTCCGTCGCCTTCGCGCTGCGCCTGGCCGAAGCCCTCCATCGCTACGGAACGCCCGCGCACCGCCTGGAGGACCTGATGAAGCGCGTGTCAGGTCGGCTGGGTCTCGAGGGGCGCTTCTTCTCCACCCCCACGTCCCTCTTCGCGTCCTTCGGGCCACCCGAGGCGCTGCGCACCAGCCTCATCCGCGTGGAGCCCGGGGACATGGACCTGGAGCGCCTCACCCTGCTGGACGTGCTCGCCGATGACGTCATCCACGCCCGCCTGTCGCCCGCCGAGGGCGCGCTGCGCGTGGAGGCCATCCTCGCCCGGCCCCCACGCTTCGGGCCGGTCCTTCAAGTCCTCTGCTGGGCCCTGGCCGGAGGAGCCGGCGCCCGTCTCTTCGGCGGTGGGTTGAAGGAGATGGCGGTCGCCACGGTGAGCAGCCTGCTCATCGGCATCCTGAGCGAGGTGACGCAGCGGCAGCCGTCCTCCGCGCGAGTGCTGGAGCCCGTCGCCGCCATCCTCTCCTCGTCGCTCGCCGTCCTCGCCGCGAGCTTCCTGGGCACGATGTCGATTCAGGTCGCCACGCTGGCGGGCCTCATCGTCCTGCTGCCCGGCCTCACGCTGACGGTGGCCCTCAACGAGTTGGCGACGCGCCACCTCATCTCCGGGACCTCGCGCCTCACCGGCGCCGCCGTCGTCTTCCTGCAACTGGGTTTCGGAGTGGCGCTCGGCAGCAGGCTCGCGGAGGTGCTGCCACCGCCACCCGTCGTCCCGCCCCCCCTGCCACTCCCCACCTGGACCCAGGCCGTGTCCCTGGCGGTGGCGGGCGTGGCCATCGGCGTGCTGTTCCGCGCGAGGCCTCGCGACTGGGGCTGGATTGCCGCGGCCGGCACCTTCGCGTTCCTGGGCGCGCGGGTGAGCTCGGGGCTGTTGGGTCCGCAGCTCGGCGCCTTCGTGGGCGCGGTCCTGCTGGGCATCGGCGGCAACACGCTGGCGCGGCTGCGCAACAAGCCCTCCGTCACCATCGTCGTGCCGGGACTCATGTTGCTCGTTCCCGGAAGCGTGGGCTTCCGCAGCCTGTCCTCGCTGCTGGAGCGGGACGTGGTGGCCGGCGTGGACACGGCCTTCAACATGCTGATGGTGGCCGTGGCGCTGGTGGCCGGACTCCTGTCCGCCAACGCCCTGGTCCCCCCGCGCAAGGTGCTCTGA
- a CDS encoding DoxX family protein, whose translation MPPLESTQFTAWLLQALCAAFLAILFLQSGADKVVDWKGNLGWLTGHFAKSPLRGVVPLMLGVITLMELASGALSAAGLVSLIASGSATLAFWGALASALSLVCLFFGQRMAKDYAGAGGLVPYFLLSLAAIYISRMS comes from the coding sequence ATGCCGCCTCTTGAATCGACTCAGTTCACCGCGTGGCTGCTCCAGGCCCTGTGCGCCGCCTTCCTCGCCATCCTCTTCCTCCAGTCCGGTGCGGACAAGGTGGTGGATTGGAAGGGCAACCTGGGCTGGCTCACGGGCCACTTCGCCAAGAGCCCCCTGCGGGGCGTGGTGCCGCTCATGCTCGGCGTCATCACCCTGATGGAGCTGGCCTCGGGCGCGCTCAGCGCCGCGGGCCTCGTCTCGCTCATCGCCTCGGGCAGTGCGACGCTGGCCTTCTGGGGGGCGCTCGCGTCCGCCCTCTCGCTGGTGTGCCTCTTCTTCGGCCAGCGCATGGCCAAGGACTACGCGGGCGCGGGCGGGCTGGTGCCATACTTCCTGCTGTCGCTCGCGGCCATCTACATCTCGCGCATGTCCTGA